The Chitinophaga niabensis genome segment AATGCAAGATAACTGGAACCTCCGCCAAAACCGGCAGAAGAATACACTAATGCGATAAAGAAAAATATGATGCATAATTCCAGGACCATAGGTAGCAGCAACTATTTAGCGATATCTATCTTTACTTTCTGGTTTTTGATCTTTTCGTTCTTAACCCGCTGTAGAACATCGCTCATACGGCTTTTACGAACGCCAACAAATGAAAAGAAATCCTTCACTTCTATCAGGCCTACATCTTCCTTTTTCAAAGCGCCCTTATTGGTGAGGAAGCCAACGATATCCACCTTATTGATCTTGTTCTTCTTACCTCCGCCAATAAACAGGGTAGACCATTTAGGGCTTTCCGGTAATACGGCCGTTTCCGGCAGTTCAATTTCTTCAACATCTGCAGGAACATAGGCAGGCATCCTTTCATCCGGGGAAAGGATCAAAACAGCTGTACCGCTGGCATCCATCCGGGCAGTTCTGCCGTTACGGTGTGTGAAGATATCTTCTGTATGCGGAAGGTGATAATGTACGATATAACGGATATTGGGAATATCCAATCCACGGGCTGCCAGGTCTGTTGTTACCAGTACGTTGGAAGTACCATTGCGGAATTTGCATAAGGCTACATCCCGCTCCTGCTGTTCCATGGCACCATGGTAGAACACATTGGTAATACTTCTGTCTTTCAGCATGCTGCTGGTACGTTCAACAGATTCGCGGTGATTGCAGAATACAATGGTAGAGCGGTTACCGAAGTAACAGATCAGGCGGAAAAGGGTGGCTATCTTATCGTCTTCATCACTCTTCACCCATTTAACGGCCAGTGCTTCTGCTTTTTCGCCGGTGGAGAAGTTGAGCACCTCATGGGCTTGCAGGCCAATATAATCAGGGATCTCCAGTGAATCGGTAGCTGAGGTGAGGATGCGTTTCTTCAGGTTCTTCAGGCTACCCATGATAAAGGATAGCTCTTCCTGGAAGCCTAATTCAATGGATTTATCAAACTCGTCCAATACGAGCGTTTCAATACTGTCTGTTTGAATATTGCCTCTGCGGATATGATCTG includes the following:
- a CDS encoding DEAD/DEAH box helicase, whose protein sequence is MQAINDILSRLRIDQLNEMQLAAIEASKKEQDVVLLSDTGSGKTLAFLLPVLQLLDPANKKTQVMIIVPSRELALQIDDVFRSMVTGFKVTVCYGGHKRETEENNLLEAPALIIGTCGRLADHIRRGNIQTDSIETLVLDEFDKSIELGFQEELSFIMGSLKNLKKRILTSATDSLEIPDYIGLQAHEVLNFSTGEKAEALAVKWVKSDEDDKIATLFRLICYFGNRSTIVFCNHRESVERTSSMLKDRSITNVFYHGAMEQQERDVALCKFRNGTSNVLVTTDLAARGLDIPNIRYIVHYHLPHTEDIFTHRNGRTARMDASGTAVLILSPDERMPAYVPADVEEIELPETAVLPESPKWSTLFIGGGKKNKINKVDIVGFLTNKGALKKEDVGLIEVKDFFSFVGVRKSRMSDVLQRVKNEKIKNQKVKIDIAK